A DNA window from Candidatus Syntrophoarchaeum caldarius contains the following coding sequences:
- a CDS encoding tartrate dehydrogenase, with translation MYKIPVIPGDGIGPEIINEGRKVIEAVAEVEGFDVEWIPYDIGADRYLKSGQLISEDELKELGQYKAIYLGSLGDPRVEPGILELGILLKLRFYFDQYVNLRPIKLLEGVWTPIKDKGPEEIDFVVVRENTEDFYIGIGDRFKGRNSKVQLELLRELYQVRFDLDIETSSEEIAYQIGVISKEGAERVIDYAFSLAARKGMERVTGVDKANVLSQMYGLWRDVFLDVAARYPSIETEFNFVDATTMWFVKNPEWYRVVVAPNLFGDIITDLGAMIQGGLGLAPGGNINPDGTSMFEPIHGSAPKYAGKNVVNPIATIWAGAMLIEQLGEVRAAERIITGIKDVLKEGKVRTYDLGGNSKTSEVGDEIVRKILGGVN, from the coding sequence ATGTATAAGATACCGGTAATTCCTGGTGATGGTATCGGTCCAGAGATCATCAATGAGGGCAGAAAGGTGATTGAAGCTGTGGCAGAGGTAGAGGGATTTGATGTCGAGTGGATACCTTATGATATTGGTGCAGATCGCTACCTTAAAAGTGGACAGTTAATAAGTGAAGATGAACTCAAAGAGCTTGGGCAGTATAAGGCAATATATCTCGGCTCACTTGGTGATCCAAGAGTTGAGCCAGGGATTCTTGAACTTGGAATTTTACTTAAACTGAGATTTTACTTTGACCAGTATGTTAATCTCAGACCAATAAAACTTCTGGAAGGTGTTTGGACTCCAATTAAGGATAAAGGGCCCGAAGAGATCGATTTCGTTGTTGTGCGTGAGAATACGGAGGATTTCTATATCGGTATCGGTGACAGGTTCAAAGGCAGGAATTCAAAGGTGCAGCTTGAACTCCTGAGAGAACTCTATCAGGTTCGGTTCGATCTCGACATCGAGACAAGCAGCGAAGAGATCGCATACCAGATTGGTGTGATCTCAAAGGAAGGGGCAGAGCGCGTCATCGATTATGCCTTCAGTCTTGCAGCTCGAAAAGGTATGGAACGTGTGACAGGGGTGGATAAAGCAAACGTCCTCTCTCAGATGTATGGGCTCTGGAGGGATGTTTTTCTCGATGTTGCAGCACGCTATCCTTCGATTGAGACCGAGTTCAACTTCGTTGATGCGACGACGATGTGGTTTGTGAAGAACCCTGAGTGGTACAGGGTTGTTGTTGCACCGAATCTCTTTGGAGATATCATCACGGATCTTGGTGCGATGATTCAGGGTGGGCTTGGACTTGCACCTGGTGGGAATATAAATCCCGATGGAACATCGATGTTCGAGCCGATTCATGGATCTGCTCCAAAGTATGCAGGAAAGAATGTCGTAAATCCGATTGCAACGATATGGGCAGGTGCGATGCTCATTGAACAACTGGGTGAAGTGAGGGCAGCAGAGAGAATTATAACTGGAATAAAAGATGTTCTGAAAGAAGGGAAAGTTAGAACTTATGATCTTGGGGGTAACAGTAAGACATCAGAGGTTGGGGATGAGATCGTGCGAAAGATTCTGGGAGGTGTGAATTGA
- a CDS encoding recombinase RecB has protein sequence MEQKRVGLYLRVSTEEQVSTGASLAAQKQKLEEYCKFNEWHIVGEYVDAGLSGGTLNRPQLQRLIEDGKNNLLDVLLVYKLDRLSRSLRDIILTIDELRSYNVDFVSLTEQIDTTTPVGKLMFHIIGAFAEFERDIIRQRVILGMDKKAKDGYVQYKPPFGYRFEDKRLVVVEEEAEIVKDIYRAYLRGNSTVQISRAFNVPRSLVYRILTNKTYLGRVKWGDNLFDGGHEGIVDEKSFQRVSELLKQKRKR, from the coding sequence ATGGAACAAAAAAGGGTGGGATTGTATCTGAGGGTAAGCACAGAAGAGCAGGTATCCACGGGTGCCAGCCTCGCTGCACAGAAACAGAAGCTTGAGGAGTACTGCAAATTCAACGAATGGCATATTGTAGGGGAGTATGTGGATGCAGGTTTGAGTGGTGGCACACTCAACCGTCCACAGCTTCAAAGATTGATTGAAGATGGTAAAAATAATCTTCTTGATGTTCTTTTAGTTTACAAACTTGACAGATTGAGCAGGTCACTGAGGGATATAATACTCACGATCGATGAATTGAGGAGTTATAATGTTGATTTTGTGAGCCTCACAGAACAGATCGATACAACAACACCCGTGGGAAAGTTAATGTTTCATATCATCGGAGCGTTTGCAGAGTTTGAACGTGATATTATTCGACAACGAGTCATTCTCGGGATGGATAAAAAGGCGAAAGATGGATATGTCCAGTACAAGCCACCATTTGGATATCGCTTTGAAGATAAACGCCTGGTTGTGGTTGAAGAGGAGGCCGAGATTGTTAAAGATATCTATCGAGCGTATTTACGCGGAAATAGCACAGTACAGATCTCAAGGGCATTCAATGTTCCACGATCACTGGTTTACAGAATCCTGACAAACAAAACCTACCTCGGTAGGGTTAAGTGGGGTGATAATCTTTTTGATGGTGGGCATGAAGGGATTGTTGATGAAAAGTCATTCCAGAGGGTTTCCGAGTTGTTGAAGCAGAAAAGAAAACGGTGA
- a CDS encoding DNA repair helicase, producing MNLFPFPTIRSGQSEFLDDARRVISSGKHLLAHAPTGIGKTAAALAASLEYGMDNGLLTLFLTSRQSQHRIAIDTLRLMKDVSGRNIIVVDIIAKQSMCPRGGAQRLFSGEFHEFCAREQRAHRCKYATGEDKSLIEDLMHTIYDVDSLVRLATACEVCPYKTALELGGVADVIVCDYNYLFSPVEDTILARLGKGLDELIVIVDEAHNLPDRIRDHLSDSISIFDLKDAIKESKTLKGNEMARLTHHLRGMTRIFDAFGKQTPVGGEIMLTVDDLVVRVDKILKEQLEPLDFDAFVRLISAGGEKIIKDGNYHSALEHLAAFLKGWPANEGASVRIFENKETPRISNRLLDPSILARGIFDHIHASILMSGTLYPEMIRDILGIEAERSILATYRSPFPKKNRIILSVPGTTTLYSKRDEMMYAKIGTNLNTVADIIPGNLAVFFPSYMIMNAVLQYLRSSKRIVREDRGMSKEDKDGMYDLLMHLKEEDGGILVGVMGGSFAEGIDYAANALDGVVIVGIPLSPPSIEVKSLIEYYNKKFGRGHLYGYTYPAMNKVLQAAGRCIRSEEDRGAIILMDDRFGMQKYLDCLPPDFRVIISDEWAEMLKEFFYQSNQKLKD from the coding sequence ATGAACCTGTTTCCCTTTCCAACGATCAGGAGCGGTCAAAGTGAATTTCTGGATGATGCAAGGCGTGTGATATCGAGCGGTAAGCACCTTCTTGCACATGCACCAACTGGAATCGGAAAGACGGCCGCTGCACTTGCTGCTTCGCTCGAGTATGGAATGGACAATGGACTTTTGACACTATTTCTAACATCCCGTCAGTCACAGCACAGGATAGCGATCGATACGCTGCGGCTCATGAAGGATGTAAGTGGGAGAAATATCATTGTTGTTGACATCATCGCAAAGCAGAGTATGTGTCCAAGAGGTGGCGCTCAGCGGTTATTTTCTGGTGAATTTCATGAGTTCTGCGCAAGAGAACAACGCGCACATCGATGCAAGTATGCTACAGGCGAAGATAAAAGCCTCATCGAAGATCTTATGCATACGATCTATGATGTTGATTCTCTCGTTCGTCTGGCAACAGCATGTGAGGTCTGTCCCTATAAGACTGCACTTGAACTTGGCGGGGTTGCGGATGTTATTGTATGTGATTACAACTATCTTTTCTCTCCTGTAGAGGATACAATATTAGCAAGGCTTGGAAAAGGGCTTGATGAGCTTATTGTGATTGTTGACGAGGCACACAATCTACCGGATCGTATAAGGGACCATTTAAGCGACAGTATTAGTATTTTTGATCTAAAAGATGCAATAAAGGAGTCAAAAACGCTTAAAGGAAATGAAATGGCACGTTTAACCCACCATCTCAGAGGTATGACCAGGATCTTTGATGCGTTTGGGAAGCAAACGCCTGTGGGGGGCGAGATTATGCTCACGGTAGATGATCTCGTCGTTCGAGTTGATAAGATCCTAAAAGAGCAGCTCGAGCCGCTGGACTTTGATGCGTTTGTCAGGCTGATCTCTGCAGGTGGAGAGAAAATCATCAAAGACGGAAACTATCACTCGGCACTTGAACACCTCGCAGCTTTTCTCAAAGGTTGGCCTGCAAATGAAGGTGCATCTGTCAGGATATTTGAGAATAAAGAGACGCCGCGTATCTCAAACCGACTCCTTGATCCATCAATTCTTGCAAGAGGAATATTTGACCATATTCATGCATCGATTCTCATGAGTGGAACGCTATATCCTGAGATGATACGAGATATACTTGGAATCGAGGCAGAGAGGTCAATTTTAGCCACTTACAGATCCCCTTTTCCAAAGAAGAATCGCATTATACTTTCGGTTCCTGGGACGACGACACTCTATTCAAAGCGAGATGAAATGATGTATGCAAAGATAGGCACTAATCTGAATACAGTTGCAGATATTATCCCAGGAAATCTTGCAGTTTTTTTCCCATCCTATATGATTATGAATGCGGTCCTGCAGTATCTACGATCATCGAAACGGATTGTCAGAGAGGATCGTGGGATGAGCAAGGAAGATAAAGATGGAATGTATGATCTTTTGATGCACCTTAAAGAAGAAGATGGTGGCATTCTTGTTGGAGTTATGGGAGGTTCGTTCGCAGAGGGTATTGATTACGCTGCAAATGCGCTTGATGGGGTGGTTATTGTAGGAATCCCACTCAGTCCTCCATCGATTGAGGTCAAATCATTGATTGAGTACTATAACAAAAAATTTGGACGTGGACACCTGTATGGGTACACGTATCCTGCAATGAACAAAGTCCTGCAGGCTGCTGGAAGATGTATCCGAAGCGAAGAAGATCGCGGGGCAATTATTCTCATGGACGATCGTTTTGGTATGCAAAAATATCTCGATTGTCTGCCACCAGATTTCAGGGTGATTATAAGTGATGAATGGGCGGAGATGTTGAAGGAATTTTTCTATCAAAGCAATCAAAAATTGAAAGACTAA
- a CDS encoding Peroxiredoxin, OsmC-like protein domain protein encodes MVLRHVEGKLLGECRSTWNGGVRSVTTFDGAFPLIMDEPEDFIGTGEGPTPMEVMLASISGCAVATFAYIAGKMNIKIEDLSAVAKGEAIHREAGGWLINDVETTINVRVAGDTSPEKVEACFKQYQYFCAIKNSIEAGIPIKADLNLKIEGE; translated from the coding sequence ATGGTTTTAAGACATGTGGAAGGGAAGCTTCTTGGAGAGTGCAGAAGTACCTGGAATGGTGGCGTGCGATCAGTTACAACATTTGACGGAGCTTTTCCACTCATAATGGACGAACCAGAAGATTTCATCGGTACTGGCGAGGGTCCCACTCCAATGGAAGTGATGCTTGCATCGATTTCAGGCTGTGCGGTCGCAACGTTTGCCTATATCGCAGGTAAGATGAATATCAAGATTGAAGATCTTTCTGCAGTTGCAAAAGGCGAGGCAATCCATCGTGAAGCGGGTGGTTGGCTGATCAATGATGTCGAGACAACGATAAATGTCAGAGTTGCAGGAGATACGTCACCTGAGAAAGTTGAAGCATGTTTTAAACAGTATCAGTATTTTTGTGCGATAAAAAATTCAATTGAAGCAGGCATTCCAATAAAAGCAGACCTGAATTTAAAGATAGAGGGGGAATAA
- a CDS encoding Uncharacterized conserved protein UCP019464, methanogenesis — protein sequence MDVFVECAEETGALAFQMLTESIIEDLHAGRLIERVREYIDIDIPLFYISIKPHRSTQKIEMRDLVSIIEATEDGIKVSIDDETYAPYLLPLLWEKYGDKVHQIERNRLEINGVTEDELMAIPIEDIKMKEIDDILNHIIFHVIPIGFRVIRNISEGDEIRYIASENSITDEMVEKVKKIVAKPPKELSLRREDILKPSKKTYVASYKESYV from the coding sequence ATGGACGTATTTGTAGAGTGCGCGGAAGAAACAGGTGCACTTGCATTCCAGATGTTAACGGAGAGTATAATCGAGGATCTCCATGCAGGGAGACTGATCGAGCGGGTGCGCGAGTATATTGATATTGACATACCGCTCTTCTATATTTCGATCAAACCCCACCGATCCACCCAGAAGATAGAGATGCGCGATCTTGTATCCATTATCGAGGCAACAGAGGATGGGATAAAAGTCTCCATCGATGATGAGACATATGCACCCTATCTCCTGCCGCTTCTCTGGGAAAAATACGGCGATAAGGTGCATCAGATTGAGCGTAACAGGCTTGAAATCAATGGGGTAACTGAAGACGAACTTATGGCAATCCCGATCGAAGATATAAAAATGAAAGAGATTGATGATATTCTGAATCATATCATCTTCCACGTGATACCGATCGGCTTCAGGGTGATTCGAAATATCTCTGAAGGGGATGAGATCAGGTATATCGCATCAGAGAACTCGATAACCGATGAGATGGTTGAGAAGGTTAAAAAAATCGTCGCAAAACCGCCAAAAGAACTGAGTCTTCGAAGGGAAGATATATTAAAGCCTTCAAAGAAGACTTATGTCGCAAGTTACAAAGAGAGCTATGTTTAA